One Oncorhynchus masou masou isolate Uvic2021 chromosome 27, UVic_Omas_1.1, whole genome shotgun sequence genomic window carries:
- the LOC135516212 gene encoding prostate-associated microseminoprotein-like → MKNMVTMDSIVGRNWPLTFLAGTLLWTTCLAAPMQCHFNSKALCVYEGRHFSLGESWMEDGCLQCTCLHPVGVGCCETVHHPVDFPGWCEVRVDTLTCKMTLVQSTDPRLPCSPGYGHSLDPSHGSQEHYLKLTE, encoded by the exons ATGAAGAACATGGTGACGATGGACTCCATTGTTGGGAGAAACTGGCCACTGACCTTCCTGGCTGGGACACTGCTCTGGACCACCTGCCTTGCGGCTCCTATGCAGTGCCACTTCAACTCCAAAG CGCTGTGTGTGTACGAGGGGAGACACTTCTCTCTGGGGGAGTCCTGGATGGAGGACGGCTGTCTGCAGTGTACCTGTCTGCATCCTGTCGGCGTCGGCTGCTGCGAGAC ggTGCATCACCCGGTGGACTTCCCAGGGTGGTGCGAGGTTCGGGTGGACACTCTGACCTGTAAGATGACCCTCGTTCAGAGCACTGACCCCCGCCTGCCCTGCAGCCCCGGGTATGGACACAGCCTAGACCCCAGCCACGGCTCACAGGAACACTACTTGAAGCTAACAGAGTAG
- the LOC135516211 gene encoding phosphatidylinositol 3-kinase catalytic subunit type 3 isoform X1: MDTDKFNYVYSCDLDINVQLKIGSLEGKREQKSYKALLQDPMLRFSGLYQENCSDLYVTCQVFAEGKPLALPVRTSYKAFSTRWNWNEWLKLPVKYPDLPQSAQVALTVWDVYGPGRATPVGGTTVTLFGKYGMFRQGMHDLKVWPGVEGDGGEPTSTPGRTSSSLAEDQMGRLAKAPDLEFLSDLTKAHRQGHMVKVDWLDRLTFREIEMINESEKRSSNFMYLMVEFPRVKTGEKPEYSIVYYEKDGDDASPVLTSADIVKVPDPQMCMENLVESKHHKLARSLRSGPSDHDLKPNAATRDQLNVIVNYPPTKQLSSEEQDLVWKFRYYLTTQEKALTKFLKCVNWALPGEAKQALELLGKWRPMDVEDSLELLSSQFTNPTVRRYAVTRLQQADDEDLLMYLLQLVQALKYENFNDIQCGLEPGGKRDSQGLAESSTLGDLDSSQILTAPAVPSPVPNGKEGADSENPEQDLCSFLISRACKNSTLANYLYWYVIVECEDQDTQQRDLKTHKMYLNVIGRFSQALLKGDKSVRVMRSLLASQQTFVDRLVQLMKAVQRESGNRKKKTERLQALLADNEKVNLCEIDPIPLPLEPSVRIRGIVPDTATLFKSALMPAKLIFKAEDGAMYPVIFKHGDDLRQDQLILQIISLMDKLLRKENLDLKLTPYKVLATSTKHGFMQFVQSVPVAEVLATEGNIQSFFRKHAPSEKGPYGISPEVMDTYVKSCAGYCVITYILGVGDRHLDNLLLTKTGKLFHIDFGYILGRDPKPLPPPMKLSKEMVEGMGGMQSEQYQEFRKQCYTAFLHLRRYSNLILNLFSLMVDANIPDIALEPDKTVKKVQDKFRLDLSDEEAVHYMQSLIDESVGALFAAVVEQIHKFAQYWRR, from the exons ATGGACACAGACAAGTTTAACTATGTCTACAGTTGTGACTTGGACATTAATGTTCAACTGAAAAT aggcagtttggaggGTAAGCGGGAGCAGAAGAGTTACAAGGCCCTGCTGCAGGATCCAATGTTGCGGTTCTCTGGCCTCTACCAGGAGAACTGCTCAGACCTCTATGTTACCTGTCAGGTGTTTGCAGAGGGCAAGCCCCTGGCGCTGCCCGTGCGCACCTCCTACAAGGCCTTCAGTACACGCTGGAA CTGGAATGAGTGGCTGAAGCTGCCAGTGAAGTACCCTGACCTGCCCCAGAGTGCCCAGGTGGCCCTTACTGTGTGGGATGTGTACGGACCGGGCCGAGCCACCCCTGTGGGGGGAACCACCGTCACCCTCTTCGGCAAATATGG gatGTTCCGGCAGGGCATGCACGACCTGAAGGTGTGGCCGGGGGTGGAGGGGGACGGAGGGGAGCCCACCAGCACCCCAGGGAGGACCAGCAGCAGTCTGGCAGAGGACCAGATGGGGCGACTGGCCAAG GCCCCTGACCTGGAGTTTCTCAGTGAT cTGACCAAGGCCCACCGGCAGGGTCACATGGTGAAGGTCGACTGGTTGGACCGCCTGAccttcagagagatagagatgatcaACGAG AGTGAGAAGCGTAGCTCCAACTTCATGTATCTTATGGTGGAGTTTCCTCGTGTCAAAACTGGAGAAAAGCCTGAGTACAGTATTGTCTATTATGAGAAG GATGGAGATGACGCCTCACCGGTGCTCACCAGCGCTGACATCGTTAAAGTCCCTGACCCTCAGATGTGCATg GAGAACCTTGTGGAGAGCAAGCACCATAAATTGGCCCGTAGCCTTAGGAGTGGCCCGTCGGACCACGACCTGAAGCCTAACGCTGCCACACGAGATCAGCTCAAC gtcataGTGAATTACCCTCCGACCAAGCAACTGAGCTCAGAGGAACAGGACCTGGTGTGGAAGTTCCGTTACTACCTCACCACTCAGGAGAAG gcACTGACTAAGTTCCTAAAGTGTGTGAACTGGGCGCTGCCCGGGGAGGCTAAGCAGGCCCTGGAGCTGCTGGGGAAGTGGAGGCCCATGGATGTTGAGGACTCCCTAGAGCTGCTCTCCTCCCAGTTCACCAACCCCACCGTACGACGCTACGCTGTGACCAGGCTGCAGCAGGCCGACGACGAG GACCTGCTGATGTACCTTCTCCAGCTGGTCCAGGCTCTAAAATATGAGAACTTCAACGACATCCAGTGTGGGCTGGAGCCAGGAGGCAAGCGGGACAGCCAGGGCCTGGCAGAGAGCTCCACCCTGGGGGACCTAGACAG TTCCCAGATCTTGACTGCTCCAGCAGTGCCCTCACCTGTCCCGAATGGAAAGGAAGGGGCGGACAGTGAGAATCCCGAG CAGGACCTGTGTTCCTTTCTCATTTCCCGTGCCTGTAAGAACTCAACACTGGCCAACTACCTCTACTG GTATGTAATAGTGGAGTGTGAGGACCAGGACACCCAGCAGAGAGACCTAAAAACCCACAAGATGTATCTCAACGTCATTGGGAGGTTTAGCCAAGCGCTGCTCAAG GGTGATAAGAGTGTGAGGGTGATGCGGTCTCTCCTGGCATCCCAACAGACGTTTGTGGACAGACTGGTGCAGCTGATGAAGGCCGTGCAGAGAGAGAGCGGCAACCGCAAGAAGAAG ACGGAGCGACTGCAGGCTCTGCTGGCGGACAATGAGAAGGTGAACCTGTGTGAGATTGACCCCATCCCGCTACCTCTGGAACCCTCGGTCAGAATCCGAGGCATCGTACCAGACACCGCCACGCTATTCAAG AGCGCCCTGATGCCAGCCAAGCTGATCTTCAAGGCGGAGGACGGGGCGATGTACCCGGTCATCTTCAAACACGGAGACGACCTGAGACAAGACCAGCTCATTCTACAGATCATCTCTCTCATGGACAAG TTGCTCAGGAAAGAGAACCTGGACCTGAAGTTGACACCCTACAAAGTCCTGGCTACAAGCACCAAGCATG GGTTCATGCAGTTTGTTCAGTCAGTGCCTGTGGCTGAGGTCCTGGCCACTGAAGGAAACATCCAG AGTTTCTTCAGAAAACACGCCCCCAGTGAAAAGGGGCCCTATGGCATCAGCCCTGAGGTGATGGACACCTACGTGAAGAGCTGTG CTGGTTACTGTGTCATCACATACAtcctgggtgtaggagacaggCACTTGGACAACCTGCTCCTCACAAAGACTG GAAAGTTGTTCCACATAGACTTTGGCTACATCCTGGGTCGTGACCCCAAGCCCCTGCCTCCTCCTATGAAGCTGAGTAAGGAGATGGTGGAGGGGATGGGCGGCATGCAGAGTGAACAGTACCAGGAGTTCAGGAAACAGTGTTACACTGCCTTCCTACACCTCAGGAG gTACTCTAACCTCATCCTAAATCTGTTCTCTCTCATGGTGGATGCCAACATTCCCGACATTGCCCTGGAGCCTGACAAGACTGttaagaag gTGCAGGACAAGTTCCGATTGGACCTGTCGGACGAGGAGGCGGTGCATTACATGCAGAGTCTGATTGACGAGAGTGTGGGAGCTCTGTTTGCTGCTGTGGTGGAGCAGATACACAAGTTTGCCCAG tACTGGCGCAGATGA
- the LOC135516211 gene encoding phosphatidylinositol 3-kinase catalytic subunit type 3 isoform X2, whose protein sequence is MDTDKFNYVYSCDLDINVQLKIGSLEGKREQKSYKALLQDPMLRFSGLYQENCSDLYVTCQVFAEGKPLALPVRTSYKAFSTRWNWNEWLKLPVKYPDLPQSAQVALTVWDVYGPGRATPVGGTTVTLFGKYGMFRQGMHDLKVWPGVEGDGGEPTSTPGRTSSSLAEDQMGRLAKLTKAHRQGHMVKVDWLDRLTFREIEMINESEKRSSNFMYLMVEFPRVKTGEKPEYSIVYYEKDGDDASPVLTSADIVKVPDPQMCMENLVESKHHKLARSLRSGPSDHDLKPNAATRDQLNVIVNYPPTKQLSSEEQDLVWKFRYYLTTQEKALTKFLKCVNWALPGEAKQALELLGKWRPMDVEDSLELLSSQFTNPTVRRYAVTRLQQADDEDLLMYLLQLVQALKYENFNDIQCGLEPGGKRDSQGLAESSTLGDLDSSQILTAPAVPSPVPNGKEGADSENPEQDLCSFLISRACKNSTLANYLYWYVIVECEDQDTQQRDLKTHKMYLNVIGRFSQALLKGDKSVRVMRSLLASQQTFVDRLVQLMKAVQRESGNRKKKTERLQALLADNEKVNLCEIDPIPLPLEPSVRIRGIVPDTATLFKSALMPAKLIFKAEDGAMYPVIFKHGDDLRQDQLILQIISLMDKLLRKENLDLKLTPYKVLATSTKHGFMQFVQSVPVAEVLATEGNIQSFFRKHAPSEKGPYGISPEVMDTYVKSCAGYCVITYILGVGDRHLDNLLLTKTGKLFHIDFGYILGRDPKPLPPPMKLSKEMVEGMGGMQSEQYQEFRKQCYTAFLHLRRYSNLILNLFSLMVDANIPDIALEPDKTVKKVQDKFRLDLSDEEAVHYMQSLIDESVGALFAAVVEQIHKFAQYWRR, encoded by the exons ATGGACACAGACAAGTTTAACTATGTCTACAGTTGTGACTTGGACATTAATGTTCAACTGAAAAT aggcagtttggaggGTAAGCGGGAGCAGAAGAGTTACAAGGCCCTGCTGCAGGATCCAATGTTGCGGTTCTCTGGCCTCTACCAGGAGAACTGCTCAGACCTCTATGTTACCTGTCAGGTGTTTGCAGAGGGCAAGCCCCTGGCGCTGCCCGTGCGCACCTCCTACAAGGCCTTCAGTACACGCTGGAA CTGGAATGAGTGGCTGAAGCTGCCAGTGAAGTACCCTGACCTGCCCCAGAGTGCCCAGGTGGCCCTTACTGTGTGGGATGTGTACGGACCGGGCCGAGCCACCCCTGTGGGGGGAACCACCGTCACCCTCTTCGGCAAATATGG gatGTTCCGGCAGGGCATGCACGACCTGAAGGTGTGGCCGGGGGTGGAGGGGGACGGAGGGGAGCCCACCAGCACCCCAGGGAGGACCAGCAGCAGTCTGGCAGAGGACCAGATGGGGCGACTGGCCAAG cTGACCAAGGCCCACCGGCAGGGTCACATGGTGAAGGTCGACTGGTTGGACCGCCTGAccttcagagagatagagatgatcaACGAG AGTGAGAAGCGTAGCTCCAACTTCATGTATCTTATGGTGGAGTTTCCTCGTGTCAAAACTGGAGAAAAGCCTGAGTACAGTATTGTCTATTATGAGAAG GATGGAGATGACGCCTCACCGGTGCTCACCAGCGCTGACATCGTTAAAGTCCCTGACCCTCAGATGTGCATg GAGAACCTTGTGGAGAGCAAGCACCATAAATTGGCCCGTAGCCTTAGGAGTGGCCCGTCGGACCACGACCTGAAGCCTAACGCTGCCACACGAGATCAGCTCAAC gtcataGTGAATTACCCTCCGACCAAGCAACTGAGCTCAGAGGAACAGGACCTGGTGTGGAAGTTCCGTTACTACCTCACCACTCAGGAGAAG gcACTGACTAAGTTCCTAAAGTGTGTGAACTGGGCGCTGCCCGGGGAGGCTAAGCAGGCCCTGGAGCTGCTGGGGAAGTGGAGGCCCATGGATGTTGAGGACTCCCTAGAGCTGCTCTCCTCCCAGTTCACCAACCCCACCGTACGACGCTACGCTGTGACCAGGCTGCAGCAGGCCGACGACGAG GACCTGCTGATGTACCTTCTCCAGCTGGTCCAGGCTCTAAAATATGAGAACTTCAACGACATCCAGTGTGGGCTGGAGCCAGGAGGCAAGCGGGACAGCCAGGGCCTGGCAGAGAGCTCCACCCTGGGGGACCTAGACAG TTCCCAGATCTTGACTGCTCCAGCAGTGCCCTCACCTGTCCCGAATGGAAAGGAAGGGGCGGACAGTGAGAATCCCGAG CAGGACCTGTGTTCCTTTCTCATTTCCCGTGCCTGTAAGAACTCAACACTGGCCAACTACCTCTACTG GTATGTAATAGTGGAGTGTGAGGACCAGGACACCCAGCAGAGAGACCTAAAAACCCACAAGATGTATCTCAACGTCATTGGGAGGTTTAGCCAAGCGCTGCTCAAG GGTGATAAGAGTGTGAGGGTGATGCGGTCTCTCCTGGCATCCCAACAGACGTTTGTGGACAGACTGGTGCAGCTGATGAAGGCCGTGCAGAGAGAGAGCGGCAACCGCAAGAAGAAG ACGGAGCGACTGCAGGCTCTGCTGGCGGACAATGAGAAGGTGAACCTGTGTGAGATTGACCCCATCCCGCTACCTCTGGAACCCTCGGTCAGAATCCGAGGCATCGTACCAGACACCGCCACGCTATTCAAG AGCGCCCTGATGCCAGCCAAGCTGATCTTCAAGGCGGAGGACGGGGCGATGTACCCGGTCATCTTCAAACACGGAGACGACCTGAGACAAGACCAGCTCATTCTACAGATCATCTCTCTCATGGACAAG TTGCTCAGGAAAGAGAACCTGGACCTGAAGTTGACACCCTACAAAGTCCTGGCTACAAGCACCAAGCATG GGTTCATGCAGTTTGTTCAGTCAGTGCCTGTGGCTGAGGTCCTGGCCACTGAAGGAAACATCCAG AGTTTCTTCAGAAAACACGCCCCCAGTGAAAAGGGGCCCTATGGCATCAGCCCTGAGGTGATGGACACCTACGTGAAGAGCTGTG CTGGTTACTGTGTCATCACATACAtcctgggtgtaggagacaggCACTTGGACAACCTGCTCCTCACAAAGACTG GAAAGTTGTTCCACATAGACTTTGGCTACATCCTGGGTCGTGACCCCAAGCCCCTGCCTCCTCCTATGAAGCTGAGTAAGGAGATGGTGGAGGGGATGGGCGGCATGCAGAGTGAACAGTACCAGGAGTTCAGGAAACAGTGTTACACTGCCTTCCTACACCTCAGGAG gTACTCTAACCTCATCCTAAATCTGTTCTCTCTCATGGTGGATGCCAACATTCCCGACATTGCCCTGGAGCCTGACAAGACTGttaagaag gTGCAGGACAAGTTCCGATTGGACCTGTCGGACGAGGAGGCGGTGCATTACATGCAGAGTCTGATTGACGAGAGTGTGGGAGCTCTGTTTGCTGCTGTGGTGGAGCAGATACACAAGTTTGCCCAG tACTGGCGCAGATGA
- the si:dkeyp-75h12.7 gene encoding uncharacterized protein si:dkeyp-75h12.7 isoform X2 produces the protein MVYGAEFSNLVPGHDYCVVANFSVSPATFPQASSPPSDPSCVHHAGPGLGLQRVLLGIGVCAVLFSPLLALALYLLKQKRDAPHASLQAFLKDLPESPSDPVDPSDIVDDHLSILSSFSSCVCTEAQAPSLGNGYNSSPFLSD, from the exons ATGGTGTATGGGGCAGAGTTCTCAAACCTGGTCCCAGGACATGACTACTGTGTCGTGGCTAACTTCTCCGTCAGTCCGGCCACCTTCCCCCAGGCCTCGTCTCCTCCCTCGGACCCCAGTTGTGTCCACCATGCTGGCCCAGGTCTAG GGTTGCAGCGAGTGTTGTTGGGGATAGGAGTGTGTGCTgtactcttctctcctctccttgctcTGGCTCTGTACCTGCTGAAACAAAAACGAGACGCACCACAC GCATCTCTTCAGGCATTCCTCAAGGACCTGCCGGAGTCCCCTTCAGACCCTGTTGACCCCAGTGACATTGTAGATGAccacctctccatcctgtcctcttTCTCCAGCTGTGTCTGCACCGAGGCCCAGGCCCCAAGCCTGGGTAATGGGTACAACAGCAGCCCCTTCCTCAGTGACTAA
- the si:dkeyp-75h12.7 gene encoding uncharacterized protein si:dkeyp-75h12.7 isoform X1, which produces MVYGAEFSNLVPGHDYCVVANFSVSPATFPQASSPPSDPSCVHHAGPGLGLQRVLLGIGVCAVLFSPLLALALYLLKQKRDAPHVNRLPKSLASLQAFLKDLPESPSDPVDPSDIVDDHLSILSSFSSCVCTEAQAPSLGNGYNSSPFLSD; this is translated from the exons ATGGTGTATGGGGCAGAGTTCTCAAACCTGGTCCCAGGACATGACTACTGTGTCGTGGCTAACTTCTCCGTCAGTCCGGCCACCTTCCCCCAGGCCTCGTCTCCTCCCTCGGACCCCAGTTGTGTCCACCATGCTGGCCCAGGTCTAG GGTTGCAGCGAGTGTTGTTGGGGATAGGAGTGTGTGCTgtactcttctctcctctccttgctcTGGCTCTGTACCTGCTGAAACAAAAACGAGACGCACCACACGTAAACAGACTCCCCAAGTCTCTA GCATCTCTTCAGGCATTCCTCAAGGACCTGCCGGAGTCCCCTTCAGACCCTGTTGACCCCAGTGACATTGTAGATGAccacctctccatcctgtcctcttTCTCCAGCTGTGTCTGCACCGAGGCCCAGGCCCCAAGCCTGGGTAATGGGTACAACAGCAGCCCCTTCCTCAGTGACTAA